A region from the Bacteroidetes Order II. bacterium genome encodes:
- a CDS encoding aldo/keto reductase: protein MESDLVKKIGLGSVQFGLPYGINNSSGQVMPNQVAHILSYGASIGIEVIDTASAYGRSEEVLGNILARQSHSFKIISKIAPNTSNIRSALQASLQKLQIPRLYGFMFHRIEDVQTNPSLEGELRVLKKEGHVEKIGFSLYYPDDIKYLLDHNISFDLIQVPYSVLDRRFETWFPQLRALGVEVHIRSVFLQGLFFRGEEHLPSLFDTIRPILQRIRQNCQTYQVPLTQALLFFALMNKDIDRVIVGVDSLDNLKENTHFLKLNQVPSVSLINQIFEGIACEDEQILLPFNWKL from the coding sequence ATGGAATCTGATCTTGTCAAAAAAATCGGACTTGGCTCTGTTCAGTTTGGGCTTCCTTACGGCATCAACAATTCTTCTGGTCAGGTTATGCCCAATCAAGTTGCCCACATTCTATCTTATGGTGCCTCCATTGGAATAGAAGTGATTGATACGGCCAGTGCATACGGACGTAGCGAGGAAGTATTAGGAAATATTTTAGCAAGGCAAAGCCATAGCTTCAAAATTATTTCAAAGATTGCGCCTAATACTTCCAATATACGTAGTGCTTTACAAGCCTCTCTTCAAAAACTTCAGATCCCAAGACTTTATGGGTTCATGTTTCATCGCATAGAAGATGTGCAAACGAACCCTTCACTGGAAGGCGAGCTTAGGGTATTAAAAAAGGAGGGTCATGTAGAAAAAATAGGGTTTTCCTTGTATTACCCAGATGATATCAAATACTTACTCGACCATAATATCTCATTTGATTTAATTCAAGTTCCATACAGTGTCCTAGATCGAAGATTTGAAACATGGTTTCCCCAGCTCAGAGCATTAGGTGTAGAAGTACATATTAGGTCTGTTTTTTTGCAAGGTTTATTTTTTAGGGGCGAAGAACATTTGCCATCTTTATTTGATACAATTCGACCAATTTTACAAAGAATAAGACAGAATTGTCAAACTTACCAGGTTCCTTTAACGCAGGCCTTGCTCTTTTTTGCACTTATGAATAAAGACATAGATCGTGTTATCGTTGGGGTAGATTCTTTGGATAATCTAAAAGAAAACACTCATTTTTTGAAGTTAAACCAAGTTCCCTCAGTTAGCCTCATAAACCAAATCTTTGAAGGAATAGCTTGCGAGGATGAGCAGATTCTATTACCATTTAACTGGAAGCTTTAA
- the pseB gene encoding UDP-N-acetylglucosamine 4,6-dehydratase (inverting), giving the protein MLDLNNASILVTGGTGSFGKKFIQTILNQYPNIKRLVVYSRDELKQFEMSQIFSHTQYPAIRYFIGDIRDGNRFKRACEGIDYIVHAAALKQVPTAEYNPFECIQTNIIGAQNVIEAALDLGVKKVVALSTDKAAAPINLYGATKLCSDKLFIAANNMIGKRDLSFSVVRYGNVMGSRGSVIPFFLSKRGEGILPITDERMTRFNISLEDGVQMVLNALQNAWGGEIFVPKIPSYRILDVAEAVAPHAQKVVVGIRPGEKIHEEMITEADSFTTVDLGKYYAILPQVPKWDLQDYLAHFKATPVEIGFKFNSGTNTEWLSVEDIRHLIKSYVDPSFTVSE; this is encoded by the coding sequence ATGTTAGATTTAAACAACGCTTCAATTCTTGTCACAGGTGGGACAGGTTCTTTCGGTAAGAAATTTATTCAAACCATTCTTAATCAGTATCCCAATATTAAAAGACTTGTGGTGTACTCAAGAGATGAATTGAAACAATTTGAGATGTCTCAAATATTCTCTCATACCCAATACCCCGCAATTCGATACTTCATTGGGGATATACGAGATGGGAACCGCTTTAAACGTGCATGTGAAGGGATTGATTATATTGTACATGCCGCTGCACTTAAACAAGTCCCTACGGCTGAATACAACCCTTTTGAGTGCATTCAGACCAATATTATTGGCGCACAGAATGTCATTGAAGCAGCACTAGATTTAGGTGTAAAAAAAGTTGTTGCTCTTTCTACCGATAAAGCAGCCGCACCTATCAATCTATACGGCGCAACCAAACTTTGCTCAGATAAATTATTTATTGCAGCCAATAATATGATTGGCAAGCGTGACCTTTCTTTTTCTGTGGTACGTTATGGCAACGTAATGGGGTCTCGTGGTTCTGTGATCCCTTTTTTCTTAAGTAAACGAGGGGAAGGCATCTTACCAATCACGGATGAACGAATGACCCGGTTCAATATCTCCTTAGAAGATGGTGTGCAGATGGTCTTAAATGCCTTACAAAATGCGTGGGGTGGCGAGATTTTTGTTCCTAAAATCCCATCCTATCGTATCTTAGATGTTGCAGAGGCTGTAGCGCCACATGCACAAAAAGTTGTTGTTGGTATTCGTCCTGGTGAAAAAATCCATGAGGAAATGATTACAGAAGCGGATTCTTTTACGACGGTAGATTTAGGGAAGTATTATGCTATTCTACCACAAGTTCCCAAATGGGATTTGCAAGACTACTTAGCCCATTTTAAGGCAACACCTGTTGAAATTGGGTTTAAGTTCAACTCTGGTACAAATACCGAATGGCTTTCTGTCGAAGATATTCGTCACTTAATTAAAAGCTATGTAGATCCCAGCTTCACTGTTAGCGAATAA
- a CDS encoding phosphoglucomutase/phosphomannomutase family protein has translation MSDIKFGTDGWRAIIAADFTFDNVARVAQATGQWLIKTYGDRPKVVIGHDCRFHGRHFQLHVARVLASMGCKVLMGNGFTSTPAVSLAVLKNHFNLGVVVTASHNPPEYSGYKLKADFGGPATPAQIEAVEHELTQLSALPLRPMHGLMEGGLIQEADLQSAYLDHVRTVLDIPAIQASGLRIIYDAMFGAGRGTVSALLGGGVTELRHEENPGFLGQAPEPIEKNLTGLSAAILHEKADLGLATDGDADRIGLYDEQGRFVDSHKILCLLAKYLYEERGLRGDIVKTFSTTTMLDKIGATYGLTVHTTKIGFKYIGEMIVSGDVLVGGEESGGMAVKGHIPERDGVFIGLLVAEMMVKRGKKLSELVAELFVQFGPHYHSRNDLHTYKKDAALVHLASGAVKEVNGKPISAIADLDGVKVFTEDGWLMYRGSGTEPVLRVYSEATSPELADEMVAAGVAIVDAL, from the coding sequence ATGTCAGACATCAAATTTGGAACCGATGGTTGGCGGGCCATTATCGCCGCTGATTTCACCTTCGACAATGTAGCCAGAGTAGCCCAAGCTACGGGTCAATGGCTTATCAAAACATATGGCGATCGCCCGAAAGTTGTAATCGGACATGATTGCCGTTTCCATGGCCGCCATTTTCAGCTACATGTGGCACGGGTATTGGCCTCTATGGGTTGCAAAGTGCTTATGGGCAATGGTTTCACGTCCACGCCGGCGGTTAGTTTGGCTGTTTTAAAGAACCATTTCAACTTGGGTGTTGTTGTTACCGCCAGCCATAATCCACCTGAATACAGCGGCTACAAGCTAAAAGCAGACTTTGGCGGCCCAGCTACACCCGCACAAATTGAGGCTGTAGAGCACGAATTAACCCAGCTTTCTGCTTTACCCCTGCGTCCGATGCATGGCCTGATGGAGGGAGGCTTGATTCAAGAGGCAGATTTGCAGTCGGCGTATTTAGACCATGTTCGGACGGTGTTAGATATTCCGGCCATTCAGGCATCTGGGCTAAGAATCATTTATGATGCCATGTTTGGCGCAGGTCGTGGCACGGTATCTGCCCTCTTGGGTGGCGGTGTTACGGAACTGCGGCATGAAGAAAACCCTGGATTTCTTGGCCAAGCCCCAGAACCTATCGAGAAAAACCTGACCGGACTTTCGGCGGCGATCTTGCATGAAAAGGCCGATTTGGGCTTGGCGACGGATGGTGATGCGGATCGGATTGGTTTGTATGACGAACAAGGCCGTTTTGTGGATTCTCACAAGATATTGTGCCTGCTTGCAAAATACCTTTATGAGGAGCGCGGTCTCCGAGGGGACATTGTCAAGACGTTTTCCACCACCACCATGCTGGATAAAATCGGGGCTACCTATGGACTTACTGTGCATACCACCAAAATTGGCTTTAAGTATATTGGGGAGATGATTGTCTCTGGGGACGTATTGGTGGGCGGCGAGGAATCGGGTGGAATGGCTGTCAAGGGGCACATTCCAGAGCGTGACGGCGTGTTTATTGGGTTACTGGTGGCCGAAATGATGGTGAAGCGTGGTAAAAAACTCTCGGAGTTGGTTGCAGAACTTTTTGTACAATTTGGGCCGCATTACCACAGCCGGAACGACCTGCATACCTACAAGAAAGATGCCGCATTGGTGCATTTGGCCTCGGGAGCAGTGAAAGAGGTGAATGGAAAGCCGATCTCGGCCATTGCGGACTTAGACGGCGTGAAGGTCTTCACGGAAGATGGATGGCTGATGTATCGTGGGTCTGGTACAGAGCCTGTTCTACGCGTTTATTCAGAAGCCACTTCTCCTGAATTGGCCGACGAGATGGTTGCGGCTGGGGTAGCCATTGTGGATGCCCTCTGA
- the hisF gene encoding imidazole glycerol phosphate synthase subunit HisF, translating into MNNIRIIARLDIKGPNLVKGVHLEGLRVLGKPEDFAKYYYENGADELFYQDVVASLYGRNSLNDIISQTAKKSFIPLTVSGGIRTVDDIKTALRAGADKVCINTAATKNPSFIREATKKFGSSTIVAAIEAIKHPSGQYFAFIDNGREETGLEALSWAKQLEELGIGEIVITSVDAEGTGKGYDIELTKLIAQNVCVPVIAHGGAGKLEHCSDVILKGKADAIAVASMVHYEFIANKHSDMENSSEGNVSFLQSGRVSFNKISPHNLTEIKSYLHKNGIFCRAKIS; encoded by the coding sequence ATGAATAACATAAGGATAATTGCTCGTTTAGATATTAAAGGCCCTAATTTAGTAAAAGGAGTTCACTTAGAAGGCTTGAGGGTTTTGGGAAAGCCAGAAGATTTTGCCAAATACTATTATGAAAATGGAGCAGATGAATTATTTTATCAAGATGTTGTTGCAAGTCTTTATGGGCGTAATAGTTTAAATGATATTATTTCTCAAACAGCTAAGAAAAGTTTTATTCCTTTAACTGTTTCAGGTGGTATAAGAACGGTTGATGATATAAAAACAGCCTTGCGTGCCGGTGCAGATAAAGTATGTATTAATACCGCAGCCACTAAAAATCCTTCGTTTATAAGAGAAGCCACCAAAAAATTTGGTTCATCTACGATTGTGGCAGCAATAGAGGCGATTAAACATCCTTCAGGACAATATTTTGCTTTTATTGATAATGGTAGAGAAGAAACAGGGCTGGAGGCGCTGTCATGGGCAAAGCAATTGGAGGAACTTGGTATTGGAGAAATAGTCATTACTTCGGTTGATGCAGAAGGTACAGGAAAAGGTTACGATATTGAATTAACAAAATTAATTGCCCAAAATGTTTGTGTACCAGTTATTGCACACGGTGGTGCAGGCAAATTGGAGCATTGCTCGGACGTAATTCTCAAAGGAAAAGCTGACGCTATAGCAGTCGCATCTATGGTTCATTATGAATTCATAGCCAATAAACATAGTGATATGGAAAATAGTTCAGAAGGAAATGTGTCTTTTTTACAAAGTGGTCGAGTATCATTTAATAAAATATCTCCACATAATTTGACGGAGATTAAGAGTTACTTGCATAAAAATGGCATTTTTTGTCGTGCTAAAATATCATGA
- a CDS encoding UpxY family transcription antiterminator, whose translation MAKGVAAVDKEIPKWFAVRTRFKWEKKVVENLQNAAIEVYLPLYEKVKRYEKVIKRTTLPLIPNYLFVKIIKDEYVTVFKQEGVMGFLHNHGSLNAIPEQEIEILRRFNGEWEDLEVVEGKWDKGTPVKIVSGPLAGYEGKVVEEQGKNKVVIFMQSLNHSIIISINKKHICN comes from the coding sequence ATGGCAAAAGGCGTAGCGGCAGTTGATAAAGAGATTCCTAAATGGTTTGCGGTGCGAACCCGATTCAAATGGGAAAAAAAAGTGGTGGAAAACTTGCAAAATGCAGCTATAGAGGTCTATTTGCCCCTTTACGAAAAAGTCAAGCGCTACGAAAAAGTCATCAAGCGAACCACTTTACCCCTCATCCCCAATTATCTGTTTGTTAAAATTATAAAGGATGAGTACGTAACAGTCTTTAAGCAAGAAGGGGTAATGGGATTTCTGCACAATCATGGCAGCCTCAACGCCATCCCCGAACAAGAAATTGAAATCCTACGCCGCTTCAACGGAGAGTGGGAAGACTTAGAGGTGGTGGAAGGCAAGTGGGATAAAGGAACACCCGTCAAAATCGTGTCTGGACCTTTGGCTGGCTACGAAGGCAAAGTGGTAGAAGAGCAAGGGAAAAATAAAGTGGTCATTTTTATGCAAAGCCTTAATCACTCAATTATAATATCCATCAACAAAAAACACATCTGCAACTGA
- the pseC gene encoding UDP-4-amino-4,6-dideoxy-N-acetyl-beta-L-altrosamine transaminase, protein MQAIPYGKQHITQEDLDAVNAVLLSDYLTTGPNIKIFEDAFAKYVGAKYAVAVANGTAALHLCALALDVNEQTKVITSPITFAASANCIRYCGGEVVFADIDPQTALIDLNQVQALLASAPKGTYQGLVPVDFAGYPVNLEAFRALADEYGLWIIEDACHAPGGWIKDHAGQKQFCGNGQFADLAIFSFHPVKHIACGEGGMITTNNKALYDRLMVLRTHGITRDPEAMQENHGGWYYEMVDLGYNYRLTDFQSALGLSQLKRADAGLGRRREIARRYDEAFLNTPIHALRPSSHVGHAYHLYVIEVEDRKGLYDFLRKQNIYAQVHYIPVHTLPYYQKLGWKKGDFPLAEAYYSKALSLPMYPSMTDQEQSYVIEQVLGYYGI, encoded by the coding sequence ATGCAGGCAATCCCTTATGGAAAACAGCACATCACGCAAGAAGATTTAGATGCCGTAAATGCTGTTTTGTTATCCGATTATCTTACAACAGGTCCTAATATTAAAATCTTTGAGGACGCGTTTGCTAAATATGTGGGTGCCAAGTATGCCGTTGCTGTCGCAAATGGTACTGCGGCACTGCATCTTTGTGCCTTAGCGCTTGATGTAAACGAACAGACCAAAGTTATTACAAGCCCAATTACATTTGCAGCATCCGCAAACTGTATCAGATACTGTGGTGGAGAGGTGGTTTTTGCCGATATTGACCCACAAACGGCCCTTATTGATCTTAACCAGGTACAAGCTTTATTAGCATCCGCTCCCAAGGGGACATATCAAGGCCTTGTTCCTGTAGATTTTGCAGGATACCCTGTTAATTTAGAAGCTTTTCGGGCTTTAGCAGATGAGTACGGGCTTTGGATTATTGAGGATGCCTGCCATGCACCGGGTGGGTGGATTAAAGATCATGCAGGACAAAAACAATTTTGTGGAAATGGACAGTTTGCCGACTTGGCCATTTTCTCCTTTCACCCTGTGAAGCATATTGCTTGTGGCGAAGGGGGAATGATTACAACCAATAATAAAGCCCTATATGATCGGTTGATGGTTTTAAGGACGCATGGCATCACACGCGACCCAGAGGCGATGCAAGAAAATCATGGTGGATGGTACTATGAGATGGTTGACCTAGGTTATAATTACCGTCTCACCGATTTTCAAAGCGCATTGGGGCTCTCTCAATTAAAGCGCGCTGATGCAGGTTTAGGTAGAAGAAGAGAAATTGCTCGTCGCTATGACGAAGCCTTTTTGAATACCCCTATTCATGCCTTACGTCCAAGCTCGCACGTTGGACATGCATACCACTTGTATGTGATTGAAGTTGAAGACCGAAAAGGCTTATATGACTTTTTGCGAAAGCAAAACATCTATGCACAAGTACACTATATCCCTGTTCATACCCTTCCTTATTATCAAAAGCTTGGTTGGAAAAAAGGAGATTTTCCTTTAGCAGAGGCATACTATAGCAAGGCATTAAGCTTACCCATGTACCCAAGTATGACCGACCAAGAGCAAAGCTATGTGATTGAGCAGGTACTAGGCTATTATGGAATCTGA
- the galE gene encoding UDP-glucose 4-epimerase GalE, with protein sequence MNILVTGGAGFIGSHTCVALVESGWKPIIVDNFSNADRGVLQGLNRIFGKTPVCYEADCNNLERMVHILQKEEIDGVIHFAAYKAVGESVVEPIKYYENNIGSLLTVLKAMQETDVTKLVFSSSCTVYGQPDVVPVTEDTPRKPAESPYGNTKAICEDVLRDAVHSGVSLQAVALRYFNPIGAHPSAEIGELPVGVPANLIPYVTQSAAGLRPPVTIFGSDYNTPDGTCIRDYIHVMDLAEAHVKALAFLQNQPSSIYETVNVGTGKGSSVLEVLETFRNTVTPALQFVRGSRRAGDVEATFASVEKAETCLGWSAKRSLEEALQDAWRWQLRLS encoded by the coding sequence ATGAATATTCTGGTAACCGGCGGTGCCGGATTTATCGGTTCTCACACCTGTGTAGCCTTGGTGGAATCAGGTTGGAAGCCCATCATCGTGGATAATTTCTCCAATGCAGATCGTGGTGTTTTGCAAGGGTTGAACCGTATTTTTGGGAAAACGCCCGTTTGTTACGAAGCCGATTGTAACAATTTGGAGCGAATGGTGCATATCCTACAAAAGGAAGAAATTGACGGGGTTATCCATTTTGCTGCTTATAAAGCGGTTGGAGAATCGGTAGTAGAACCCATTAAGTACTATGAAAACAACATCGGATCGCTGCTTACGGTGCTAAAAGCCATGCAAGAAACCGACGTTACCAAGTTGGTGTTTTCGTCTTCTTGTACGGTCTATGGCCAACCAGATGTGGTTCCGGTGACAGAGGATACGCCTCGGAAACCAGCCGAATCGCCTTATGGCAACACCAAAGCCATCTGTGAGGATGTGTTGCGAGACGCGGTGCATTCGGGTGTATCTTTACAAGCGGTTGCTTTGCGCTATTTTAATCCGATTGGGGCACATCCCTCTGCGGAAATTGGTGAATTGCCGGTTGGTGTTCCAGCAAACTTAATCCCTTATGTCACCCAAAGCGCCGCCGGCCTACGGCCACCTGTCACAATCTTTGGCTCCGATTATAACACACCAGACGGAACTTGCATCCGAGATTATATCCATGTCATGGATTTGGCGGAGGCCCATGTGAAGGCATTGGCTTTTTTACAAAACCAACCCAGTTCCATCTATGAAACGGTGAATGTGGGCACCGGTAAAGGAAGTTCAGTCTTGGAGGTTTTAGAAACGTTCCGTAACACCGTTACACCCGCCTTGCAATTTGTTCGGGGTTCCCGCAGAGCCGGAGATGTAGAGGCCACTTTTGCATCCGTCGAGAAAGCGGAAACCTGCCTTGGCTGGAGCGCCAAACGGTCCCTCGAAGAAGCCTTGCAAGACGCTTGGCGGTGGCAATTGCGGCTCTCTTAA
- the hisH gene encoding imidazole glycerol phosphate synthase subunit HisH — protein MKIIIIDYQLGNLFSVQQACLYLGFDAEISSDANCIAKADAIILPGVGAFADAMYNLQKFDLIEPIKDFVSTNKPFMGICLGLQLLFGESEEFGIHKGIGLIEGVVKKFPTQDTQGGKLKVPQIAWNTIFPNQKSTWDNSPLSVCGFGDYMYFVHSFYVQPAADEVVLSTTNYGGHTYCSSILKNNIFACQFHPEKSGLDGIKIYKNWLNNNSLT, from the coding sequence ATGAAAATAATAATAATCGATTATCAGTTAGGAAACTTATTTAGTGTACAACAAGCTTGTCTATATTTAGGTTTCGATGCGGAAATCTCATCAGATGCCAATTGTATTGCAAAAGCAGATGCAATCATTCTTCCTGGAGTTGGTGCTTTTGCTGATGCAATGTATAATCTGCAAAAGTTCGACTTAATTGAACCCATTAAGGATTTTGTTTCAACTAATAAACCCTTTATGGGTATTTGCTTAGGGTTGCAATTACTCTTTGGTGAAAGTGAGGAATTTGGCATTCATAAAGGTATAGGCTTGATAGAAGGTGTTGTGAAGAAGTTTCCAACTCAGGATACTCAGGGGGGGAAACTAAAAGTACCTCAAATTGCTTGGAATACAATTTTTCCTAACCAAAAAAGTACGTGGGATAACTCGCCACTTTCAGTATGTGGTTTTGGTGATTATATGTATTTTGTGCATTCTTTTTATGTACAGCCTGCTGCTGATGAAGTAGTTTTATCTACTACAAATTATGGTGGACATACTTATTGTTCATCTATATTAAAAAATAATATTTTCGCTTGTCAATTTCATCCTGAAAAGAGTGGATTAGACGGTATTAAAATATATAAGAATTGGTTAAATAATAATTCTTTAACATAA
- a CDS encoding valine--tRNA ligase: MVRILTDSLPQELMSAYNPKEIEQKWYSYWESNGYFDTDLHSGKPPHVIMMPPPNVTGKLHMGHALQDTVQDVLTRMRRMQGFDALWMPGMDHAGIATQNVVERELKANEGKSRHDLGREAFVDRVWAWKEEYGGIILKQKRLLGDSCDWKRERFTLDEGYVHAVQTVFVKLYEAGLLYRGEYIVNWCPSDLTALSDEEVDNKEVDSNLWYVRYVLETGETLVIATQRPETIFGDMAIAVHPEDERYQHLVGKKARVPLTDRWIPIIADDYVKIEFGSGALKITPNHDKNDFEVAKRHGLAFRETLNPDATLNENTPYPGMDRFVAREQVAKDLEAAGLLEKTEAYKTMIPVSSRSKAVVEPRVSLQWFVKMEPLADAALQAWRAGKIRFYPKRWENDFERWMTGIRDWTISRQLWWGHRIPAWYWTDEHGNRDEARGFLVSVEQPEPSMVQDEDVLDTWFSSWLWPFATLGWPAETPELKHYYPGAVLVSGYDILFFWISRMVMGGLFCMDDVPYRDIFITGIIRDKHGRKMSKSAGNGIDPMDLIDQYGADAVRYSLTVLCAQGQDIKLDPLKMEMGRNFANKIWNAFNVFGRFIEPRKDYRGITKTDLSLADRWMLHRIAETIEAVDADMTQYRLNEALLKIYDLFWGDFCDWYLELIKPPYGQTMPEADVALAIEIYERLLRLLHPFMPFITEDLWWRLRPRDEGEALIMATWPKAEPADKTPEAARHFGLIQQMISGIRNIKAKMGIPPGKTVLAVVSVANNDENLLATLQAQNAYFRQLAKVENLTAGMGLVKPPASAAVVVEGHQVFVPLADLIDLEAERARLSKEIVQKEGFLKSVRGKLGNAGFVDRAPAEVVERERQKERDATLELEKLRENLTGLA; the protein is encoded by the coding sequence ATGGTGCGCATTCTTACAGATTCACTACCCCAAGAACTTATGTCCGCCTATAATCCAAAAGAAATTGAACAAAAATGGTATTCGTATTGGGAGTCAAACGGCTATTTCGATACCGACCTACACTCCGGCAAACCGCCTCATGTGATCATGATGCCGCCACCGAATGTTACGGGGAAACTCCACATGGGTCATGCCTTGCAGGATACTGTTCAAGATGTGTTGACGCGGATGCGGCGGATGCAGGGCTTTGATGCCCTTTGGATGCCCGGAATGGACCATGCAGGGATTGCCACCCAAAACGTAGTGGAACGGGAACTAAAGGCCAATGAAGGCAAAAGCCGCCATGACTTGGGCCGAGAAGCCTTTGTGGATCGGGTCTGGGCGTGGAAAGAAGAATATGGCGGGATTATCCTCAAACAAAAACGCCTGTTGGGGGATTCTTGCGACTGGAAACGCGAGCGGTTTACCCTTGATGAGGGCTATGTTCATGCCGTTCAGACGGTTTTTGTGAAGCTCTATGAAGCAGGTTTGTTGTACCGAGGCGAGTATATCGTAAATTGGTGTCCTTCCGATCTGACCGCGCTCTCGGACGAGGAGGTGGACAATAAAGAGGTGGACTCTAACTTGTGGTATGTACGGTATGTATTAGAAACCGGCGAGACGTTGGTTATTGCTACACAACGCCCAGAAACCATTTTTGGCGATATGGCGATTGCTGTCCATCCAGAAGACGAGCGTTACCAACATCTCGTGGGCAAAAAAGCACGGGTTCCGCTCACAGACCGCTGGATTCCTATTATTGCAGACGATTACGTAAAGATCGAATTTGGTTCGGGTGCGCTCAAAATCACCCCTAATCACGACAAAAACGACTTTGAGGTGGCCAAGCGGCATGGCCTTGCTTTTCGAGAAACCCTAAATCCAGATGCAACCCTCAACGAAAACACGCCCTATCCGGGAATGGATCGTTTTGTGGCCCGCGAACAGGTGGCTAAGGACTTGGAGGCTGCCGGATTACTCGAAAAAACGGAGGCTTACAAGACCATGATTCCGGTTTCGAGCCGTTCCAAAGCTGTTGTGGAGCCACGGGTCTCGTTGCAATGGTTCGTAAAAATGGAACCCTTGGCCGATGCCGCCTTACAAGCATGGCGTGCCGGAAAAATTCGGTTTTATCCCAAACGCTGGGAAAATGACTTCGAGCGTTGGATGACGGGTATTCGCGACTGGACCATTAGCCGGCAACTCTGGTGGGGCCACCGGATTCCGGCGTGGTACTGGACAGACGAACACGGAAACCGAGACGAAGCGCGTGGCTTTTTGGTCTCGGTGGAACAGCCGGAACCCAGCATGGTGCAAGACGAAGACGTATTGGATACGTGGTTTTCTTCGTGGCTCTGGCCTTTTGCTACGCTTGGCTGGCCTGCGGAAACGCCGGAGCTAAAGCATTATTATCCGGGAGCGGTCTTGGTTTCTGGATACGATATTCTCTTCTTCTGGATTAGTCGGATGGTGATGGGCGGCTTGTTCTGCATGGACGATGTGCCCTACCGCGACATCTTTATTACGGGTATTATTCGCGATAAACACGGACGAAAAATGTCCAAATCTGCCGGAAATGGTATTGATCCGATGGATTTGATAGATCAGTACGGAGCCGATGCCGTGCGCTACTCGCTGACGGTACTGTGTGCGCAAGGCCAAGACATCAAGCTCGATCCGCTTAAAATGGAGATGGGTCGGAACTTTGCCAATAAAATCTGGAATGCTTTTAATGTGTTCGGACGGTTTATCGAACCTAGAAAGGACTATCGTGGCATCACGAAAACGGATTTATCGTTGGCAGACCGTTGGATGCTCCATCGCATTGCGGAAACCATCGAAGCCGTTGATGCCGATATGACGCAATACCGACTCAACGAGGCGCTGCTGAAGATTTATGACTTGTTCTGGGGCGACTTCTGCGACTGGTACTTGGAACTGATTAAGCCGCCTTATGGACAAACGATGCCCGAAGCCGATGTGGCGTTGGCCATCGAGATTTATGAACGACTACTCCGGTTATTGCATCCGTTTATGCCCTTCATTACCGAAGACCTATGGTGGAGACTGCGCCCACGCGACGAAGGAGAAGCCTTGATTATGGCTACTTGGCCAAAAGCAGAACCAGCAGACAAGACACCGGAGGCCGCCAGACACTTTGGCCTGATACAGCAGATGATTTCCGGCATCCGCAATATCAAAGCCAAAATGGGTATTCCACCCGGAAAAACGGTACTGGCCGTGGTGTCTGTTGCGAACAACGACGAAAACTTATTGGCAACCCTTCAGGCGCAAAATGCTTATTTCCGACAATTGGCGAAGGTGGAAAACCTGACGGCGGGGATGGGACTTGTCAAGCCGCCCGCAAGTGCTGCGGTGGTCGTAGAAGGGCATCAGGTATTTGTACCACTTGCGGATCTGATAGATTTGGAGGCAGAGCGCGCCCGTCTTTCCAAGGAAATTGTACAAAAAGAAGGTTTCCTCAAGTCGGTTCGGGGTAAGTTAGGGAATGCGGGATTTGTGGATCGTGCCCCAGCCGAGGTCGTGGAACGGGAGCGTCAAAAAGAGCGCGATGCTACCCTGGAGTTGGAAAAACTAAGGGAAAATCTGACAGGATTGGCCTAA